The proteins below come from a single Chryseobacterium sp. MA9 genomic window:
- a CDS encoding RimK family alpha-L-glutamate ligase, with translation MTKKVGILFGMEDTFPWAFIDKVNELGGGEIVAEPVTIDKLEQGADYGYAVIIDRISQDVPFYRAYLKNAALNGTYVINNPFWWSADEKFFNNALMSKLGIPLPKTVLLPSHERPDNTSETSFRNLKFPHDWEYIFNYVGFPAYMKPHDGGGWKNVYRVENPDDLWNKLGETEQLVMMVQEEIIFDDYYRVYCLGRKYVHIMPYEPRNAPHLRYATTHQTQGEELEKLLKTIHDYTITMNEALGYDFNTVEFAVRDGIPYAIDFCNPAPDADRNSVGEENFAWIIEHAAKLAIEKAKEYVPGKPNITWGTFVKDSIK, from the coding sequence ATGACAAAAAAAGTAGGAATTCTTTTCGGTATGGAAGACACGTTTCCCTGGGCATTTATAGACAAAGTGAATGAACTGGGAGGTGGAGAAATCGTAGCTGAACCCGTTACCATTGACAAATTAGAACAGGGTGCAGATTATGGTTATGCGGTAATCATCGACAGAATTTCACAGGACGTTCCCTTTTACAGAGCTTATCTGAAAAATGCAGCACTTAATGGCACTTATGTAATCAACAATCCGTTTTGGTGGAGTGCTGATGAGAAATTTTTCAACAATGCCCTGATGTCTAAACTTGGAATTCCGCTTCCTAAGACCGTTCTGCTTCCGTCACACGAAAGACCTGACAATACTTCTGAAACTTCATTCAGAAACCTGAAATTTCCGCACGACTGGGAATATATCTTTAATTATGTAGGATTTCCGGCATACATGAAACCTCACGACGGTGGTGGCTGGAAAAATGTGTACAGAGTGGAAAACCCGGATGATCTTTGGAACAAATTGGGAGAAACAGAACAGCTTGTAATGATGGTACAGGAAGAAATTATCTTTGATGATTATTACAGAGTTTACTGCCTGGGCAGAAAATATGTCCACATCATGCCTTACGAGCCCAGAAATGCTCCTCACCTGAGATATGCCACGACTCATCAGACACAAGGCGAAGAACTTGAAAAACTACTAAAAACCATTCATGATTATACCATTACTATGAATGAAGCGTTGGGATATGATTTCAATACAGTAGAATTTGCGGTAAGAGACGGCATCCCTTATGCCATTGACTTCTGCAACCCGGCTCCAGATGCAGACCGAAATTCTGTAGGAGAAGAAAATTTTGCATGGATTATAGAGCACGCTGCAAAACTGGCTATAGAAAAAGCTAAAGAATATGTTCCTGGGAAACCTAATATTACTTGGGGAACCTTTGTGAAAGATTCCATAAAATAA
- a CDS encoding type 1 glutamine amidotransferase has product MKDIRIALLDMNNNHVNQGFRNIKEISEAFQQNSEENVVIKTFDVRFKDEMPEIGDFDIFISSGGPGNPHREGFAWEDRFAHFLDSVFEHNKYNEDKKYLFLICHSFQLASIHWKLGNICKRKSYSFGVMPVHKTDEGKEEFLFKNLQDPFYAVDSRAYQFIEPSHERFEELGMTIMAIEKFRPHINLERAIMAVRFSDEIFGTQFHPEANPESLIENLKDEKNREAMIENFGMEKYLETIDRIDDEDKIILTRHQILPRFLQFAKKNILKGAETLA; this is encoded by the coding sequence ATGAAAGATATTCGAATTGCTCTGCTGGACATGAACAACAATCATGTGAATCAAGGTTTTAGGAACATTAAAGAAATTTCTGAAGCATTTCAGCAGAACTCTGAAGAAAATGTTGTCATCAAGACATTTGATGTGAGGTTTAAAGATGAAATGCCGGAGATTGGAGACTTTGATATTTTCATTTCTTCAGGTGGTCCGGGAAATCCACATCGTGAAGGCTTTGCCTGGGAAGACAGATTTGCCCATTTTTTAGATTCTGTTTTTGAGCATAATAAATATAATGAAGATAAAAAATATCTTTTCCTTATCTGTCACTCATTCCAACTGGCAAGTATTCACTGGAAACTGGGTAATATCTGCAAAAGAAAATCTTATTCTTTCGGAGTAATGCCTGTCCATAAAACAGACGAAGGCAAAGAAGAGTTTTTGTTCAAAAATCTTCAGGATCCTTTTTATGCAGTAGATTCCAGAGCTTATCAGTTTATTGAACCGAGTCATGAACGTTTTGAAGAACTTGGAATGACCATCATGGCGATTGAAAAATTCCGTCCTCATATCAATCTGGAAAGAGCGATAATGGCGGTTCGTTTTTCAGATGAGATATTCGGAACACAGTTTCACCCTGAAGCTAATCCTGAATCTTTGATCGAAAATCTGAAAGATGAAAAAAACAGAGAAGCCATGATCGAAAATTTCGGTATGGAAAAATATCTTGAAACTATCGACAGAATAGACGATGAAGATAAAATCATTCTGACCAGACATCAGATACTTCCGAGATTCCTTCAGTTTGCAAAAAAAAACATTTTGAAAGGAGCTGAGACTTTGGCTTAA
- a CDS encoding carboxylate-amine ligase, whose amino-acid sequence MHQFTIGIEEEYQIIDVESRDLVSHVSKIIEGGKAVLSENLKHEMHESMIEMETGICQNIQEARAELTNLRRHLINIAHEQGLRVSGGGTHPFSHWSDNNITQGERYIKIVDDMGDVARENLIFGLHVHIGIPNREEGVRIQNVMRYFLPHVYALSTNSPFWIGRYTGFKSYRQEIFVKFPRTGIPSYFNSLAEFDSYVDLLVKTGTIDNAKKIWWDLRVHPFYPTIEFRICDMPLRIDETVCLAAIMQSLVAKIYKLHQQNLSFRSYRRLLLNENKWRASKSGIEAHLIDFGKEESVPYPHLLKELLEFIDDVVDDLGCRHEVEYAWKILENGTGADRQLQIFKETGDLTKVVDYMISETEYGITHGEPAS is encoded by the coding sequence ATGCATCAGTTTACTATTGGAATTGAAGAAGAATATCAGATCATTGATGTGGAAAGCAGAGATCTGGTTTCTCACGTTTCAAAAATCATTGAGGGTGGCAAAGCGGTTTTAAGTGAAAATTTAAAACACGAAATGCACGAATCCATGATTGAAATGGAAACAGGGATCTGCCAGAATATTCAGGAAGCCAGAGCAGAATTGACTAATTTAAGACGTCATCTTATCAACATTGCTCATGAGCAAGGATTGCGGGTTTCCGGAGGAGGTACCCACCCTTTTTCACATTGGTCAGATAACAATATCACCCAGGGAGAAAGATACATCAAAATCGTGGACGATATGGGAGATGTAGCCCGTGAAAATCTTATTTTCGGACTGCACGTCCACATTGGGATTCCTAATCGTGAAGAAGGCGTGAGAATTCAGAATGTAATGCGTTACTTTCTTCCTCACGTATATGCTCTTTCTACCAATTCACCATTCTGGATCGGAAGATACACAGGATTTAAATCTTACAGACAGGAAATCTTCGTGAAATTCCCGAGAACCGGTATTCCGAGTTATTTTAACTCTCTGGCAGAATTCGACAGCTATGTAGATCTTCTTGTAAAAACAGGAACCATCGACAATGCCAAGAAAATCTGGTGGGATTTACGGGTACATCCGTTCTACCCTACAATTGAATTCAGAATTTGTGATATGCCGCTGAGAATTGATGAAACGGTATGCCTTGCTGCTATCATGCAGAGTCTCGTTGCCAAAATCTATAAACTTCACCAGCAAAACCTGAGCTTCAGAAGCTACAGAAGACTGCTGCTGAATGAAAATAAATGGCGTGCCTCTAAAAGCGGTATTGAAGCCCATCTGATTGATTTTGGAAAAGAAGAATCTGTTCCATATCCTCATTTATTGAAAGAACTTTTAGAATTCATTGATGATGTGGTAGACGATTTGGGATGCCGCCACGAAGTGGAATATGCCTGGAAGATTCTTGAAAACGGAACCGGCGCAGACAGGCAGCTTCAGATCTTTAAGGAAACAGGTGATCTCACGAAAGTCGTTGATTATATGATCTCTGAAACGGAGTATGGCATAACACATGGTGAACCTGCTTCATAA